GTTCGTTGCGACTGCCGACGGTCTCCGGGGTGCCGGTGGTGCTGGCCCGAACGGCCCCGCTGCGCGATTTGAGGAACAGCCCGACCGCGACAACTGCGACGAGTGCGATGAGGAGAACTGTGATACCGGTCATTGGTTCTGCAGATCTGCGAGGTTGATGACTGTGTTTTCGGTGCTGCCTTCGATCACGATCCGACCGCCTTCTGCGTAGACGAGGCTCGGCTTCACATTGAAGGGAAGTGACTGTGGGTCGATGGTGTAGCTGAACATACCGAGGACGACAGGCTCGAGTACCGACGGGATCGAGAAGTTCGCTTCGCCTTCGGGGCCGAAGTAGAGATTGCTTGCCACGATCTTGACCTGATCTCCCTCGAGTACGAGGTTTGCCTGAACGCTGACTGCGGTATCGATGGGGCCGACGGGAACCGTTCCGCTCAGAACGATGGCGCCCGCAGTGCTCGCGCCGGTTCCTCCGCTGCCGCCGGTACCGTCGGACTTGTCAGCGGGAGGAGAGGAAACCTGCAGGTCAGGTATGTCGAGGAGCTTGCCGAGGTCGGTGGCGTTGATGCCCATTCTGCCGTCGAGTTTGTCGACGGGAAGTTCTGTCACCCGGCCGTTGACCAGGTCCGAGAACGGGACGGTGACGCCGCGCAGATCTGCTTCGACGGTGACTTCACCGACGATGTTGCTCTGCACTCCCGTCGCCCGGATGTAGACGTCGTCGTACTTGCCTCCCAGCGCTTGGGTGAGGAAAGGGAAGCCGTTGAACGTGACTTCGGGGTCGGCGTCGAGTGACGCGCCGGCTCTTAGCTCGCGGGAAACTCGGTATTCGGCGTACGCGGCGGCACCGAAATCGGCGACCAGTCCGAGGCCGAGGAGGAAGACGATGCCGATGATCAGTTTGCGCACAGCACCATTGTGACGGACTCCGTCGTAGGTTCGGTGCGACGGTCCCCACGGCGCGCACGCTAATGTAGTGACCGACCAAAAGGGTCGAACTACCAGAGCGTCGCCCTGTCCGGGGTGCGCGGGCTACTAGATAGGAGGCCGTGTGGAGCTGCTTCTCCTCACCTCCGACCCCAACCCGGATGCAGTTCTTCCGGCGTTGGCGCTGCTGGCGCACTCGGTTAGGCCTGCTCCCACTGAGGTTTCCTCACTGCTCGAGGCGAGTTCGGCCGACATCGCGTTGGTTGACGCACGCACCGACCTGGCCGCTGCACGTGGGTTGTGCAGATTGCTGGGAAGTACGGGATCCGCCGTGCCGGTCGTGGCTGTCCTGACCGAGGGCGGGCTTGTTGCCGTCAACGCGGACTGGGGGTTGGATGACATCCTCCTGCCCGGTACCGGGCCTGCTGAGGTGGACGCCCGATTGCGGTTGTTGCTCGCCCGCAGTGGCGGCGTTGCCAGTCCCGAAGCGTCAGGAAAGATCACGCTGGGCGAATTGGTTATCGACGAGGGGACGTACACGGCACGACTGCGTGGACGGCCCCTTGATTTGACTTACAAGGAATTCGAACTGCTCAAGTACCTCGCGCAGCATGCGGGGCGGGTCTTCACTCGCGCGCAGTTGTTGCAAGAGGTGTGGGGTTACGACTTCTTCGGCGGCACCAGGACCGTGGATGTTCACGTGCGTCGATTGCGGGCCAAGTTGGGCACCGAGTACGAATCCTTGATCGGTACAGTCCGAAATGTCGGGTACAAGGCGGTTCGGCCGACGCGTTCCAAGAACGGCACTGCCGCGCCGATTCGATTCGAGGACGACGATGTCGATTACGAGGCTGCCGACGGATCGGTGTTGTGACATGAGTTGGAGCGATGGGTTGACGCCGGATCAGGCTCGGCAGGTATCGGAACTTGTCGACCGTGCAACGGAGTTCGACGGCAAGGCGCCCGTCTCCGAGCAGGGCCGGCACGCAATAGCCGGTCGTGGTCAGGCTCGGCACCTCGTGATCCTCGACGGCGACGATGTTGTCGGATACGCCCAACTGCAAGCCGGTTCGGGCGAGCATCCGGACATGGCGGAACTCGTCGTGGATCCTGCCCGCAGGCGGCAGGGGATCGGGACTGCCCTAGCCGCTTCGGTTTTCGACGAAGGTCGTCCGGGCGCTCGCGTGTGGGCGCACGGAAACATCGACGCAGCAAAGGGATTCGCGAGAGCTCTCGATTTGACCGTCGCTCGTGAGCTTCTCCAGCTGAGGCGTCCGCTCGATGTGCCGGTGCTTCCGGAAATCGTTGTGCCGGAGGGTGTAACACTGCGCACCTATCTCGGTCACGAAGACGACGCCGAGATAGTGCGGGTCAACAACGCAGCATTCTCCTGGCATCCCGAGCAGGGCGGCTGGACGCAAGCAGAGATCGACGAGCGAACCGCCGAGGGGTGGTTCGATCCTGCCGGTTTGTTCCTGGCGTTTGCGGATACCGATCCGGATACGCTTTTGGGTTTCCACTGGACCAAGGTTCATCCGCCCGAGGGTGACGACCCGGAGCTCGGCGAGGTTTACGTCGTCGGTATCGATCCGGCGGCGCAGGGGCGCGGCCTTGGGCGGGTTCTGACGCTCGCCGGCATGCACTACCTGCGTGATCGTGGTCTCGCTACGGTTCTCCTGTACGTCGAGGGAGACAACACGGCAGCCCTCAACACGTACGAGAAACTGGGCTTCGGCAGGTTCCACACAGACATGGCGTATGCCCAAAATGCCTGATGTATTGAACCGACTTGCATAAATCTCCGGTCTGTTCATTCTCCGTTCACTTTGTATGGTCCAGCCGGACACCGCGCCCCCCTACTTTTCTCTATGGGCGGCGCCGTGTTGCCTGATGCAGCAAATGCGCTGCATCTCATGTCGCCGCCTCATCGTGGGCCCGGCGGTAGCGATTTCCGGAGGAACAAAGGTGAATCTCAAGCGCAGTGGGGCCCTGCTCGGCGTAATGGCCGTGGGCGCCATGACCTTGGCCGCATGTGGCAGCGACAACAACGCGTCGTCGACGGGTGTGGACACCTCCGCTTCGACAGCTACATGTGAAGGCAAGGAAAAGATCTCTGCGGCTGGTTCCTCGGCTCAGAAGAACGCTATGGACCAGTTCGTCGCTACCTACATCGCTGTCTGCCAGGAAAAGGGCAAGACGGTCAACGTTGCCTACAACCCCAGCGGATCCGGTGACGGCCGCACCCAGTTCATCGCCGGCCAGATCGACTTCGCCGGCTCGGACTCGGCGATCAAGGACGAGCAGGCCGACAAGGCCAAGGAACGCTGCGTCGGCGGCGAAGCCTGGAATCTTCCCCTCGTCTTCGGCCCGATCGCGGTGGCCTTCAACCTCGACGGCGTCGACAATCTCGTGCTCAACGCCGAGGTACTCGCCAAGATCTTCAACGGTGGCATCACCAACTGGAACGATCCGGCCATCGCCGCCCTCAACTCCGGCGTCAAGCTTCCCGATCTGAAGGTCACCCCCGTGATCCGCTCCGATTCCTCGGGAACCACGGACAACTTCCAGAAGTACCTCGAGGCTGCGTCGAACGGTGCCTGGACCTCGGGTGCCGGCTCTGACTTCACCGGTGGCGTCGGTGAGGGCGCCAAGGGGTCGGCCGGAGTCGCTCAGGCCGTTTCGACGGCTCCGGGCTCCATCACCTACGTCGAGAAGTCGTTCGCCGATCAGAACAAGCTGTCGATGGCCGAGATCAACACCGGCACCGAAGCTGTCGCACTGACCAACGACACTGCTGCCGCGTCGATCTCCGGCGCGAAGTTCAAGTCCGACGCCACCGGCGACCTGACGCTTGATCTCGCATCGATCTTCAAGACCAACGAAGCCGGGGCC
The nucleotide sequence above comes from Rhodococcus sp. KBS0724. Encoded proteins:
- a CDS encoding LmeA family phospholipid-binding protein is translated as MRKLIIGIVFLLGLGLVADFGAAAYAEYRVSRELRAGASLDADPEVTFNGFPFLTQALGGKYDDVYIRATGVQSNIVGEVTVEADLRGVTVPFSDLVNGRVTELPVDKLDGRMGINATDLGKLLDIPDLQVSSPPADKSDGTGGSGGTGASTAGAIVLSGTVPVGPIDTAVSVQANLVLEGDQVKIVASNLYFGPEGEANFSIPSVLEPVVLGMFSYTIDPQSLPFNVKPSLVYAEGGRIVIEGSTENTVINLADLQNQ
- a CDS encoding response regulator transcription factor, which produces MELLLLTSDPNPDAVLPALALLAHSVRPAPTEVSSLLEASSADIALVDARTDLAAARGLCRLLGSTGSAVPVVAVLTEGGLVAVNADWGLDDILLPGTGPAEVDARLRLLLARSGGVASPEASGKITLGELVIDEGTYTARLRGRPLDLTYKEFELLKYLAQHAGRVFTRAQLLQEVWGYDFFGGTRTVDVHVRRLRAKLGTEYESLIGTVRNVGYKAVRPTRSKNGTAAPIRFEDDDVDYEAADGSVL
- the mshD gene encoding mycothiol synthase — encoded protein: MSWSDGLTPDQARQVSELVDRATEFDGKAPVSEQGRHAIAGRGQARHLVILDGDDVVGYAQLQAGSGEHPDMAELVVDPARRRQGIGTALAASVFDEGRPGARVWAHGNIDAAKGFARALDLTVARELLQLRRPLDVPVLPEIVVPEGVTLRTYLGHEDDAEIVRVNNAAFSWHPEQGGWTQAEIDERTAEGWFDPAGLFLAFADTDPDTLLGFHWTKVHPPEGDDPELGEVYVVGIDPAAQGRGLGRVLTLAGMHYLRDRGLATVLLYVEGDNTAALNTYEKLGFGRFHTDMAYAQNA
- the pstS gene encoding phosphate ABC transporter substrate-binding protein PstS is translated as MNLKRSGALLGVMAVGAMTLAACGSDNNASSTGVDTSASTATCEGKEKISAAGSSAQKNAMDQFVATYIAVCQEKGKTVNVAYNPSGSGDGRTQFIAGQIDFAGSDSAIKDEQADKAKERCVGGEAWNLPLVFGPIAVAFNLDGVDNLVLNAEVLAKIFNGGITNWNDPAIAALNSGVKLPDLKVTPVIRSDSSGTTDNFQKYLEAASNGAWTSGAGSDFTGGVGEGAKGSAGVAQAVSTAPGSITYVEKSFADQNKLSMAEINTGTEAVALTNDTAAASISGAKFKSDATGDLTLDLASIFKTNEAGAYPLVLATYSIVCSKGYDADTSAAVKSFLTSAANEGQANLAEQGYVPLPANVQDRLNASISAIG